The proteins below come from a single Camelus bactrianus isolate YW-2024 breed Bactrian camel chromosome 2, ASM4877302v1, whole genome shotgun sequence genomic window:
- the ZNF518B gene encoding zinc finger protein 518B yields the protein MQIKKMKDIGQQLYTTQVNDGRNSLTMSPKQPNASRATRPDRQEAQALLFQGSEAEAAVMTIATCAKCQSVHKLPLQDLKKGAGQSQKDDKYVCFKCSLGAAPQHFPFVNSSPGAAQIGNNPEPMSSAVGNKFKVRNFKPGKYYCDKCRFSTKDPLQYKKHTLQHEEIKFICSHCSYISYTKGEFQRHLVKHTGIFPYQCEYCDYGAIRNDYIVKHRKRVHEKAGGKRPPRTGAKLEPKRTSASKPNLELLKASSPRTAFPNKLSDQLSRFSLHTNKDRTHSIMLFPESKEHQKDVVCVPNKASLSEPSGASPFENRSVEVEVLCPAREPVQPGMPLTVVAPAELVVPANCLAQLMDVKVVNGTQQLVLKLFPLEENNCLEAGGADGSSSKRVTKEKSSSEQEKVASSEQTKSLTIDGNVGKLAGIDNLQSSVQKQLKNVKWVRSYDFLMSNSSVHSGGESFLNSDIVENLQRKCYMYPHRTALPSVALKGHSPSSLIKSSVLSGLGTTSTSFPYKAAVSFTEGRRHLHGDSHQLFPVAASPATISFSGEKGSLPVSRTELEPRREVSIPVKMVPSSRKLKAHQTQEHRAVPAAAQASSQRTGECLHINITGEDGIGSQQPGGEPRELQSSERTKDAFDGPVISSVFSLSSGSENVPEGVKWNSSTSKIKSIELLRRKIAQLIESCGRPSSLAANSAHLHSVGKASKATSKATPEGIQEINMSFTGAGYSTGTLQKPQDDGRVNGQLTRQQVYPQFVEGGSGKADSRVTRKPHVATPVLISKGAVLRVLNSSENSHIIEATCEAPVSIPCNETQVIKPAPFCPVKQTDSDVQSLTNESGPVDLSQTPDVSLRPKSRKETAHCSALSKRPGPLHGQQGSSEVSKQGKLLSRSLPISKNKAKQVNSSKRKSRLQADASRCLKDPSIFQVARQLRLIAAKPDQLIKCPRRNQPVIVLNHPDVDSPEVSNVMKVINKYKGNVLKVVLSERTRCQLGIRRHHVRLTYQNAEEASQVRRQMMLKMKLKKVHKNNYQVVDSLPDDSSQCIFKCWFCGRLYEDQEEWMSHGQRHLIEATRDWDILSSKGE from the coding sequence ATgcagataaagaagatgaaggATATCGGACAGCAGTTGTATACCACACAAGTGAATGATGGACGTAATTCCTTGACCATGTCACCCAAACAGCCTAATGCTAGTCGAGCGACTCGGCCAGACAGACAAGAAGCTCAGGCTCTTTTGTTTCAGGGCTCGGAGGCCGAGGCTGCCGTGATGACCATCGCTACGTGTGCCAAGTGTCAGAGTGTGCACAAGCTCCCTCTTCAGGATCTGAAGAAGGGCGCTGGGCAGAGCCAGAAGGACGACAAGTACGTTTGCTTCAAGTGCAGCCTCGGTGCGGCTCCCCAGCATTTTCCTTTTGTGAACAGTAGCCCCGGTGCTGCTCAGATAGGAAATAACCCCGAGCCCATGTCAAGTGCTGTCGGTAACAAATTTAAGGTAAGGAACTTTAAGCCAGGTAAATACTATTGTGATAAATGTCGATTTTCCACAAAGGACCCACTGCAGTACAAAAAGCACACACTTCAGCATGAAGAGATTAAATTCATTTGCTCTCACTGCAGCTACATTTCCTACACGAAAGGGGAGTTTCAGAGGCACTTGGTGAAACATACAGGCATATTCCCTTACCAGTGTGAGTACTGTGACTACGGCGCTATTAGAAATGACTACATTGTCAAACACAGGAAGAGGGTGCACGAGAAGGCCGGTGGGAAACGGCCGCCCAGAACCGGGGCCAAGCTGGAGCCAAAGAGAACCAGCGCTTCAAAGCCAAACCTGGAGCTTCTAAAAGCTTCCAGTCCAAGGACTGCGTTTCCAAATAAGTTGTCGGATCAGTTGTCAAGGTTCTCCCTCCACACGAATAAAGACCGAACGCACAGCATTATGTTGTTCCCTGAATCAAAGGAACACCAGAAGGATGTCGTGTGCGTTCCGAATAAAGCGAGCCTGTCGGAGCCGAGCGGAGCCAGCCCGTTTGAGAACAGAAGCGTGGAGGTGGAAGTGCTGTGCCCCGCGAGGGAGCCCGTCCAGCCGGGGATGCCGCTGACCGTCGTGGCGCCAGCAGAGCTGGTGGTCCCTGCGAACTGTTTAGCCCAGTTGATGGATGTGAAGGTTGTCAATGGAACACAGCAGCTTGTTCTGAAACTGTTTCCTCTGGAAGAAAATAATTGCCTTGAAGCTGGAGGGGCTGATGGAAGCAGTTCTAAACGTGTGACTAAAGAGAAAAGTTCAAGTGAGCAAGAAAAAGTGGCTTCTTCTGAACAGACAAAGTCACTGACGATTGACGGGAATGTTGGAAAACTGGCAGGCATTGATAACCTTCAGTCATCAGTTCAGAAACAACTTAAAAACGTGAAATGGGTAAGGTCTTACGATTTTCTCATGTCAAATTCTAGTGTGCACAGTGGTGGGGAATCCTTTCTCAACTCTGATATAGTTGAGAATTTGCAGAGAAAATGTTACATGTATCCACATAGAACTGCTCTTCCCTCCGTTGCCTTAAAAGGTCATTCTCCATCATCTCTCATAAAGAGCAGTGTTCTAAGTGGTCTTGGGACCACATCCACCTCTTTTCCGTACAAAGCTGCCGTTTCTTTTACTGAAGGTAGAAGACATTTACACGGTGACTCACACCAGTTATTTCCTGTTGCTGCTTCGCCTGCAACCATTTCCTTCTCTGGAGAAAAGGGCTCCCTGCCCGTAAGTAGAACTGAGCTGGAACCTAGACGTGAGGTCAGCATCCCTGTGAAGATGGTCCCCTCCAGCCGGAAGCTGAAAGCCCACCAGACACAGGAGCACAGGGCGGTCCCAGCTGCGGCCCAGGCCTCCTCCCAGCGCACCGGTGAGTGTTTGCACATAAACATAACGGGAGAAGACGGAATCGGGTCTCAGCAGCCCGGGGGCGAACCGCGGGAACTACAGAGTTCCGAAAGGACTAAGGACGCCTTCGACGGCCCAGTCATCTCCTCAGTGTTTTCTCTGAGCTCGGGGTCTGAGAACGTCCCTGAGGGCGTTAAGTGGAATAGTTCGACGTCTAAAATAAAGTCAATTGAACTCTTGCGCAGAAAGATAGCTCAGCTGATTGAGTCCTGTGGCAGGCCTTCATCTTTGGCCGCAAACAGCGCACATCTTCATTCTGTGGGGAAGGCATCCAAGGCCACTTCAAAAGCCACCCCTGAAGGTATTCAAGAAATTAACATGTCATTCACTGGCGCTGGCTATTCCACGGGCACCCTCCAGAAACCTCAGGATGACGGTAGGGTTAATGGACAGCTTACTCGTCAGCAGGTGTATCCACAGTTTGTGGAAGGCGGCAGTGGGAAAGCCGACAGCAGAGTAACCAGGAAGCCACACGTGGCTACTCCAGTACTGATCTCCAAAGGGGCTGTGTTGAGGGTTCTTAATTCCTCCGAGAATTCCCACATTATAGAGGCCACATGTGAAGCACCTGTCAGCATCCCTTGCAATGAGACACAGGTAATCAAACCTGCTCCGTTCTGTCCGGTGAAGCAGACAGACTCAGACGTGCAGTCTTTGACGAATGAAAGCGGGCCAGTAGACCTGTCCCAAACTCCTGATGTGTCTCTTCGGCCTAAATCAAGAAAAGAGACTGCTCATTGTAGCGCCCTGTCTAAAAGACCCGGACCCCTGCATGGACAGCAAGGAAGCAGTGAAGTGAGTAAGCAAGGGAAACTGTTGTCCAGGAGTCTTCctataagtaaaaataaagccaaacaaGTAAACTCATCCAAGAGGAAAAGCAGACTTCAGGCTGATGCCAGCCGCTGCCTCAAGGATCCTTCCATCTTTCAGGTTGCCAGACAGCTTCGACTGATTGCAGCTAAACCAGACCAGCTGATCAAATGCCCACGGCGCAACCAGCCTGTCATTGTGTTAAACCACCCTGACGTTGACTCACCGGAAGTGTCCAACGTGATGAAGGTCATCAACAAGTACAAGGGCAATGTCCTGAAGGTGGTCCTGTCGGAGCGGACCCGGTGCCAGCTGGGCATCAGGCGGCATCACGTCCGGCTCACCTACCAGAACGCGGAGGAGGCCAGTCAGGTCAGAAGGCAAATGATGCTGAAAATGAAGCTTAAAAAAGTGCATAAAAACAACTACCAGGTGGTGGATTCCTTGCCTGATGACTCATCGCAGTGTATATTTAAGTGCTGGTTCTGTGGGCGGCTCTACGAAGACCAGGAAGAGTGGATGAGTCACGGCCAGCGGCACCTGATAGAAGCCACGAGAGACTGGGACATCCTTTCCTCCAAGGGCGAATGA